The DNA sequence AGGAAAGACGTGGTTACTCCCACTAAAAGGGTTTCCTAGTGGCAGTAAGGGGGCTTCTGATACGCTAAAATTAGTCACCTAGTGAAGTGAGAACATGTGGCATCCAAGGAACGGAAAAGTGGTGCCCAACTGAGAGATTCCCACTACTACTATGACTTCGGAGATCTGAAGGAGGAGACTTGAGTCCCCCTCAACTGATAGAGGCACGCGAGGACTCTAACTATGTAAGGAGGAGGAGATACCCGAATAGAAAATATTCTCCATAAAGATAGGAGGACGTATCCCAGTAGGACTCAAAAAGAGGTAATCCTATAAAAAGGAACCCTAAAAGACAGAACGGGTAAGTTAATATgctcacaccattactcctgtgaaaacACTGTTCTgcgagtctctaacttgggcgttagaggactaatcccggaaccacctccgggcctctgccttctgtgcttgtgcaggatcgacGCTCGGCCTCATACAAATTCTCGACAGTAAAAGGTATGTAAATATCAAAGAAGCACAGTATAAACTTGTGTCctcaaaaagagaaaaggaaaaaattggaGAGAGGGATGAACAAGCTTGTTTGAGAAgacaaaataaaagttttgaaactcttctgaaaataaaagtgtaGAATTTTAGCTAAGGGATTGTTCTCATATTTGGGTCATTCTTGAGGCCATTTTTATGGTATATACATGCCCTTGATCCAACTAGTAAATTGAAATGGGTGCCTTTACATTTGTTTGTTGCTTGTAGAGATGAGATagtgttatcttgttgatatttGTGAGGTAACCTTATATTTCTTCAAGTAGTATTgttcttctctcatttttatTACAAATCTCAAAATTGAGGAAAAATCTTATTGATTGTGATGAATTCGAATAAAATATCTCCAACTTTGGATCGTTTCTTGCTCGTATTAGGGTAAACACAACTAGAACACAAAGGGTTTGGTTACCTCTCAGTACCACAAGCACCATACCTCCAATATAAATGGCACTTGATCATGCGTCCCTTTGCAAATCGATTGTTTCCCATAATCAATGATTGAATGAGACTTCGAACAATGAAAGCTATACTCATTCTTAATTCTCAAAATGAAGACAGAGTGGAGGAGTAAAGAGAAACAATAATATTTAAAATGTATTTGCATACTCTAGGAAAAATTGATGCAAAACTTGAATGTTCAGTCATAGTCGAATAACCCTCTCAAGATATATACGTCAAAGTTGAAAGTTGATTCTATGTCGAGCATTCATTTACAGATGAATGTTGTATACACAACACATTGATATATAATCACCCGTATAGACATCAACCTTTAGTACACCAAGCATACAATGCCTTGCTGACCTCTTACGTCTAGGGACCAACAACCCTGACAAATGATCTTGTTACTTGAAACAATTGATGGTAATACTAGTAAGATTCTTTGTGAACAAATTTGGTCACTCAAGGGTTAGAactcaaaattctatttttagaTACCACTAGAATTGTGCGAATAGTGCATAATTTACTCCAATTTAAAATCTAAAAACTTAACAATTACTAAATTATTGAAAATCTTTAATTTCGAATAACCCTCTCAAGATATATTCATCATAGTCGAAAGTGGATTCCATGTCGAGCATTCATTTACAGATGAATGTTGTATACCGAACACATTGATATGTAGACAAAAGAGGCATCAACCTTTAATACACCAAACATACATTGCCTCACTACAATAGTAATTAAGGACCACTTAGGTCTAGGGACCAACAATTCTGACAAGACAAATGATCTTGTTGCTTGAAACAACTAATGGTAGTACTAGTAAGATTCTTTGTGAACAAATGTACTCCTTTGGGCCACTCATGGTTTACGAActcaaaatgccatttttagATGCCACTAGAATTGTGCAAATAAGGCAtactttaatttaatttaaaattttaaatctaaaaactTAACAATTGGACCACTTTGGCAGCTACTAAATTATTGaaatctttaatttcaaatgaTAAACCTTATTAGTGACCATATAAACCATTAtcttctataataataaaagttTTTCTGCATTGGTTGTGTAAATCCCAAcaattaaatgaaaagaaaaatccaaagtATACTCCAAATGTAATCATATATGCATGTATCTCAAAAATATGGGTTGGTCATTGCAAGTATTTAACAAtataaaagaacaaaacattGGCAGGCCATTTATATAAGTGTAtaaatacacaagaaataaaCCATGGGATGGCCCAATAATAAACAAACTCAAAAAAAGGCCAAGTCCAAAGACTAGGCATTTTTAGCACAtataaataacagaaaaaaaatgaactaatAATGCCTAAGTGAGTCTAATAAAACCTATTAAGCACTTTTAAATTAATGATGTGTGTGTGCCTATCTGGTAGGGTCCACCACCTAGAGTAACCATTTAAATGTATTGTATTAAGACCACCTAGGGTATCTTGGTCCACCATGGGTTTGTTTGTAACACTAATAACATATTTTATATAAAAGGGGGGCGGGTGTTTCCAAATCTGTTATTATAAGGAAGGCATAAGTCACTTtaaaagcaaaaagaaaaaaaaagggggggggaggggttggACCAGCCTAGGGCGAACTAGCCTGGCTTGGGATGGGCTTAAAGATGCTTTGATGAATACATAATGGGCCAAAGCCAAAAATGCTTAAAAACGCTTTAATGTACAAGCTGCTCATAGAAAGTATGTGGTCTTTCTAATAATTAAAAACTTCCAATATCCATGATTATTTATAATTAGAGGAAAGATTTATAGAGGCACACTAACATTACCTTTATCTTtcgaaagaaagaaagaaagaaacgaatctctctctctctctcagagacACATGAATCTGAcaggtaaaaagaaaaggaaaaagaaaaaaaagactgaGGATAATCTGGGATTGGCCACAAACAGTGAAAGAATAATAACTCAATGAACGATGCTGGAAACTATAACTGCTTTTCAATGTTCTggcacttttttttctttttctttttttcagttGAAGTGGGTTGATGTTCTCAACCTATATCTGATATAGATTCCAGATCACCATTGATGACCTTTCAAAACACTATTAAACAGCTTTTAATAGTGTTTTGAAAACTATTAATGCTGGTAGGTAGGGATGCCAATCATAGGGTCTAACGGGCTTTCTCATTTTAAGATTTTGCACCTTGATCAGTCCGTTTAATCAATCGGGATTCATGAGCTAGACATAGTCCGTATAATTAATGATACATTCAtctttaaatgggctttaacaGGAttttaaatgtgttgggctttgTCAGTAGGCTAAGAGGTCTATAAATGGGCTCTAAACATGTCAAGCTATTAATTGGCTGGTCTCGGTAGGGCACCTATGGGGTAGCACCCTTGCATTGGGAATGATCAATTATAATCAGGCTGAGTTAAAACACTACACATTTATAAATCAGGCCGGGCTAGTTTGGGCTCAACTGGATCTACTAGGCCCGTCCTAGAATTGACACTCCTACTGCCATAGCCGTGGTGCCTTGTTTAGTTTTATCTTTGATCGGAGGCAatactattattatttcttctcaacttttgagtttttaagCTTTGATACCACATGTTAAATCTAAATCCCAAGATCAACACAAAGATTAAGAAATATCATCATACAAAATAAACTtttcctagaaaaaaaaatcatatccaaTAAACTAAATACAATACTTACCTGAAGCCATGGAGATGATCGCATACAAGCCAAGCTTAACTTGAATTTCTATCCTACACAACCCTAATCGCAATAGCAAGAGTGCTGGGACTTCTAGATTTGCAATTTTATTGTTAGGGTAGAGACTAGTCTCATATGTAGCCTCTAGGCCTCCTAACCCATCATAGAAAGACAATCTTTGATAAGATTTTTGAATATACCCacaatgcatatatatatatatatatattttttttttgtgaaaaaccCACTATGTATTTTAAACCTAAATTAAAGAATTATCTTACATATGGATTACCTTATTCAACTTAAGAATAAAATCTAGTGTGCTAATAAGATAGGCAATGAACCAATTAGAAAACCTATAACATGAGTGTGTGTGGTAATTAACATCACCGTTCAAAAGCATAGGGAAGAAATAATTTGTTTGATAAGCTTTTGAACCAGCACGGTTTCATGTTAATATtgaataactaaaaaaaaaaaaaaaaaaaaaaaaagaaaaagaaaaaaaccgcTCCCAATTAAAGTCACCTAACATCTTTTACACCTGCGCATACTTCTTTCTAGCTATTGATAACTATTCTTTCaggaaaaaatttggctgcttCCTAGTTTCAACCCTCTgttggcagccaaagaaatggaatattcACTCTCCCTAggattcacaaataccctcctaagTTATTGTATTTTCCAAGATGcccttttagattctatttttttggctGCCACAAGCTGCAACCCAGGCAACAGCTAAATTTCGTCATTTCTTTCAATTAGAAACTTCTGTTTAGATAGCATCTAATTCTGCAAGGAATTATCGGTTaactatttgaaattcaagCCAAAGGGTAGGTGAGATTGGGAAAGTGTATAAGTGGTGCTTTGTTTGTTATATCTCTGAGGGCAAGAGCAGAGTTGAGCCATGTGAAGATAATAGGAATAGAAAGTCTTGTCGGTTTCACTCTGAAGCTCACATGAGTATGTGCTTGGTAAGAAAAGCCAGATGTGTTAAATTGGCATGTAACTAGCTTTTTGGATGACAATAGCAGAGTTGATGAATATATATCGAGTGGTTCTTCACCTCACATATCTTCTATCAGTAGGGTTAGTTGAATAGCTATGTAACATTGTCTATCAGGTTTCACCTATTTTAAGTAGAAAATTTGTTTGCCTTGCCAAATTGATACTCATAGgaggcatgtacaatggagtgCTTAGATCAGGTAGGGAGAATCTCACGTGTAGGCAAAATCGATGTATCATGTCAacaaattttttcaaaatgatgTATTTAATGCAAGAAGCTCCTCCCACTGAGATAATGTACGCAGTCTTACACCCATTTTCCAGAGGGATCCAAATCCTCTCAAGTGCGCCAACCCCTCCAATGTGCATTGAATGATTGGTAGCATCGTGGCACACACCCGAAGTGCCTCCCAACTGTACGATGTGCACTGGAGAGGTTGGCACACTTGGGAgaatctcattttcttttttcttgcaaAGAGGCTGTTTTTCTACTTAAATCCACAAAAACTAGATTGTAGTGGAGCAATTTACCATTGTGTCAAGGTTTGCCCTCCATGATAACAAAATCTTAGAAGGTTATTAATTTGGCCGAATAGGATGTCATAGTTTGGGTTGctctttgaatttttattacttcAAAGAAAGCAAGGAGAAAGTGGCCATACATAGAGCTCCCAAGTAAGAGAGCAAAACACTGATTTCAAAGAGAAGGGGagccggagaaggagaaaaaggggAGAGGGAGGTTGGGggtggaattaaaaaaaaaaaaaaaaaactcaatctttaaagttttttttttttgggtgaataactTACCTTAAAAGTTGAATAACTCATAATGGTAAAATGCTCTTTTTTCATTCAACTACTAACAACAAACAAGCATTGTCAAGTTTTTTTGGGGCTTCAAGTAATATGTTCAGTAGTTTGGGATTAGAATAGAAGCATTGGCCCCGGCAAGCCGATATTGTGACCCTGACACAACCTTAATTAGACCGATTGCCTGGGCAGTCAGAAGTCAATAAAATACTAGCTAGTACAAAATAGGTAAATTGTGCAAGATCGAGCTGCCCTGAAAGCAATTAATTCACGCCTTCCTGTAGTACTGGTGTCAAGTAACCTGGCCATAATATATGGGATATCCAAGTAATTATCCCTAATACTtgttataataataattattattattattaattttttttttctgagcaAATACATAATATCTTAACCAGTATCGTACTACCCTTTGCATACCGATCGAAAGGCATATATGTCTTGTTTCCAAATAAATATCCAGAGATTCAAATCCAAATAGAATTCGAATATTCTACCATTCAGTTACATCTCTACTTACAAAGTTCAAACCAAGCCATCACTAGATAATTATCAAATCCCCTTATAATTACATACATACCTTATTTACCTTTATTAGTGATGCAATTCGATTTATTCACTCCTCCTTAACACATGTGGACCTTAAAGCCAATTTGGTTCACTTAGCACAAGTTGACAAGAAATATACTCAGATGCATATGAGTTGTCGTTCCTCCACATGGCCGGTTTGGTGAGTAAGCAACTTGTTATCAGTTTTTTTCTATGTGGACCCATAGTGGAAATCTTTGTAACCTTTCACAAAAATTATGGGCATGTGAAAAAGGAAAAGcataaagttttccttcatccacaATGAAAGTGATGTTCCTTAATCAATATCATTCATTGCGCCATGGGCAatgacaacaataataataaagctTTATTTCGACTAAATGTGGTCGACTACATAGATTTACGACTAGGCAAGATATAAaagcaaataaaagaaaagagggggaaaaaaaataagagaagaaataaagcaaTGAATACCTTCAAGACATTCCACTTAAAAGTGATCGACAACATGGAtatttgccctccaaacaactcTATTTAATGTCATATTAGAATCAATCCTAGCTTATGTATGCCTTTCCTTATCAACTCTTCGaccaatggtcattttaggcattTTCTtatctcttctaacttcaataTCATTCATTACGCCAATGGATGGgtgtcaaaaataaaaaatatctccGATATTCAATTAAGAGACTAATAATTAATGATTCtatcttacaaaaataaataaataaataaataaattaattaataaataaataatgaccCTAAGATTTTGGGTGAATCCTTCTCTCATggagggaaaatatttttttaccatctCATATTTGAAGACATGTTGTATCATTAGATGTTCATGGGAATTGTTTGCCATTCAGGGTGTCATTCTCTTGTTAACAGCTTGTGACCAGCTAGTACCAAGGGCCCTCGTTTGCAAGTTACCTTTGTCTTCTTATAAATCTAGTGTACATGGGAATCTACCTTTTTGCTTGTCTGCACTGCTTAATGATCTCCTCCTCagaatctcttcaaccatgGGATCTGACTTCTGATTGACTGAAAAAGTTATTTTTGATCTACACCTTAATATAGTCTACTCACCACTggtcaaggttttaaaacttgagaACAATCACGGGATGGCCAAGATTGATATCATTTCAATATATTGATTCGGATAAGACAATATCAAACAAATCTACCCTTATTTTATTATGACTTTTTACCTTTTTATCATAAATgtgtattgaaataaaaaaggtCAAGATTAAGGATTAATCAAGGCGAATATCATTCCGATCCAATCTGAGTTTTTAGAATCATACCGTCTAATGGAGAAAAACTTTATCCTATAACGTATGTTTCTGTACCACATAAAAGTGGAAGACTGTGTGAATATCCATGTCCCAGCTAtgaatgggagagaaaatccaTTTCATTGGCCAGGCCCACGTAGCTAGAAAAGTTCCACCAGTACCAAAATTTATATAAGCTGTCATCAACGTACATGGTTCGTTTGCTGAGCTAGCAACTTATCGTCGGGTTTTCCTGAGTTGGACCCAGGGTGTCACAAAATAACAGTAAACCTCTCACTATCTCACACAAGTTGAAGACATgaatataaaacataaaaataaaaatttgccATCCTCAAATTCTAACACGAGTTAATTGTGTCGTTAGGTTTTCGTATCATTTTGAGTGATTTAGGatatattatataaaagaatttactatcactttCTTACACTTAgtttatatttactaaaactcttctattttttacttttttactgatacttCCTTATTTTTtgacttttacatctctttctcatttgcactttttaaatacccaaattacccttttttttttcacttataacctattatatatttttttaaattggttagttcaaaacatgatttgaatcaaaccactaacaagttatctcatccaatcatcaaggatattgtaaattcaaaaatggataatttcgtgtcctatctatatctatatcagTATCATATATTCCAATCGGATACcacacatttttttaatttttttttttttaatccttagattggctgagaccaataccaatctaataccgataaaaaaaatagattgataaatttgtgatgatggatgagataaaaaaaaaattaataataataaataaacaacatccctaatgattggatgagatgaaataataataataataataataataataataataataataataataataataataataataatcataataataataataataataaataaataaataaataaataatatctttaaggacaCATTAGTTAGTCAATATCCTTATGATTGGATGAAACAAAACTTataagtggtttggttcaaaccatgttttaagaatttgaaaaaaaaaatataatagattATAAGTGAAAAAGAATGGTAAtatgggtatttaaaaaaaaacaggggagaaagagatgtaaaaacaaaaaaagcaggagagtatcagtaaaaaggtaaaaacaagggagttttagtaaatataggccaagtgtaagGGAGTGACAGTAAAATCtccatatatatattctttcttttttgttgaaagggaaattaaagggaatgaaaatgcatattttaagTGATTCATACCAATgtggttggtagcctagtggtgaaaatgcgtACAACTCATCACCGCTCGAGTTGGCGTTTGCAGAtcgaaaatttcaattcttttttcCATACAAACAAACTGGGTCCTCTCTTTATCCAATGCACGTTTTATTCTCTTACTCATCACTCTCCACCTACGAATGGAAAGTGAATCAAGTTCTGTACGAGCTGCTAAGGAATCTACCCAACAACCGAGTTGAAATTGTCTGTAATTCCGTtctcatacaattccgtgaaataccaccttcacggggtgacacgtgtattgataccaatacaatggtccagatctggtataactaataaaaccttaaatcagtgaagatgcatttaaatcagatctggaccattgcattggtatcaatacacgtgttacCCCTGAAGGTGATATTTCATGAAATTGTATGAAATCGGAATTGctgacgatttttttcccccaacAACCTTATCCACATTCCTACAAATGCATGAcgttctccttttttttattggtaacaACACGTTCCCTTCTACCCACTTTGCTTGTACTTCTCTTCTCAGTCCTCCCCAGAAGTACCCTCTCAAGAGATAAAGACCAGAGAAACAGAAACCAGaacaaaggaaaacaaagaatgGCTACCACTATAGTCCTTTACCCAGCTCCAGGGATTGGCCATGTTGTCTCCATGGTTGAGCTAGGCAAGCTTAtactccaccaccaccaccaccacttcgCCGTCGTAATCCTCGTCGCGACCGGACCATTCGACACCTCCGCCACCACCTCTTACATCAACCACATCTCCCAAACTTACCCTTCAATCACCTTTCAtcatttcccttctcttcctttccaaTTATCCCTCAAACCTTCTCCTACTCGCAGCTACGTAGCCATCCTTTGCCACTTCATTCGCCTCAACAACCACAATCTCCTTCAAGCCCTCCAATCCATCTCCGAAACAACAACAATTCGCTCTCTCATCGTCGACTTCTTCTGCCCTACGGCGATCCAAATCGCCGCCGACCACGGCATTCCCACTTACTGTTTCTTCACCTCTGGTGCTGCCTTCCTTGCTGCCCTCCTCTACTTCAGAGCCATCCACAACCAGACCATAGAAAGCTTCAAAGAGATGAAGATGAAGCCCAGTAGCCATCTTCATTTCCCAGGATTGCCCTCCATTCCTCTCTCTAGTATGCCAGAAGTTATGCGTAACCCAGATGATGAAGCTTACCATGATGGGTTATACATTTCTGATAATCTTCCTAACTTGAAGGGTATTGTGGTAAATACGTTTGCATCCTTGGAGCCTAAGGTGATCAGAGCCATTGAAGATGGATTATGTGTCCCAGATGGGCCCACCCCACCTGTTTACTATATTGGACCTGTGATTGCAAACCCTAAAGATCGGATTGGAGATGGAGAAGCTATGTATTCCAGATCAGATTGTTTGTCATGGCTTGATAACCAGCCGAGTCGAAGCGTTGTGTTCTTGTGCTTTGGTAGCCGTGGATCGTTCTCCCTAACTCAGTTGGAGGAGATAGCTGTTGGGCTAGAAAAAAGTGGTCACCGGTTCTTGTGGGTGGTCCGAAATCCATTGTTTGGGGATAACATTAAGCAAATTCTTGAACCTGTGGATCCGGATTTGGAGCTTTTGTTGCCGGATGGGTTCTTGGATCGGACcaagaagaagggtttggtggTGACTTCATGGGCACCACAAATTGAAGTTTTGAACCATGAATCGGTTGGTGGATTTGTGACTCACTGTGGATGGAACTCTGTTTTGGAATCGGTGTGTGCTGGGGTTCCTATGGTGGCATGGCCGCTCTATGCAGAGCAGCATATGAATAAGGAGGTTTTGGTGGAGGATATGAAGTTAGCGATGCCGATGGAAGCGTCATCGGAAGATGGGTTTGTGAGTTCGGCTGAGGTAGAGAAAAGGGTGAGATCGTTGATGGAATCGGAAGAGGGTAGAGTACTAAGAGAAAGAGGTAAAGATTTTAGTAGGAAGGCCTTAGCCGTGTGGGCCGAGGATGGTTCCTCTTTTACTACTTTCACTGAGCTTGTGGAGTCATGGAAGCTCTGATGCTGATGTCTCACGAGTTTAGGTCCTCCTTCTATGTGGTGACTTTCTCACATGTGATCTCactgtttgttcattttttttttacgaaTTAGGTTAATGTTTGATTGTTCAAGCCTCTAAACCAATAATCTTGAATTGTATATGACTGTTATTTTGTGTTCTACTATTTTTAAGAGGGTTCAATAGGTTCATTGGGTATCCCTTTTATGGTGTAATGTTCTATTTCATTCCAAGGAAGttctttgattttatccatcaagAAATGTAGTTTCTGTAATTCTATcataagaataaataaattgtgATTTCCATGTTTGAAAAGTCTTCGTGATTTTCATGTTTCTAAAATCCATGCATGTCCTAAAAGAACCAGCTCCAACaatggagagaaaaagaaaaggttggGGGGGAGTAAAGGAAAATACAAGCAAAAATCGAAATTCAGATTAAAAGGCATAGCgcaaatcaaagagaagatttagGCATCGGACAAAGATCTATAGATAAATCTCAAGTTGATGTGACATGATGATTCCGCATGAAGGAGATGCACAGCCTGATAGAGAGCTTGGAGCGCACATCAAAAGTGATGGAGCTTTGTGTTTGGGTTCTACAGTTACTTGTCCAAAGCTTGATATTGCGCTATTAATTTCTATATATGGTAAATTGAAGCACAAAAACCAAGCTTCCGAATGGAGTCAAATGCAAGACCtaccattaaagtggtccaggATCCACTTCCTCTTACTATCTAAGGATCCAATGCTCCTATGATAAGGCCAATACCAATTGTTAACATGTGACCAAATTCACATGGAGGGAAGGGCACTCAAAGAAGAGGTGGAGGTTTTAGGGGCATTTTCACGAAGACAACTAAGGTGGGGGACTGAAATTACTCATTATTGGTATTGGTACTAAAGATAAACTTTAGGTTTTCTTTCTCATGGGCCCCGGGTCATAATgcagttgaatgagaactattcaactttcattaaaattaatgaaaaatacTGAACATCACGGCCGTGTGAGtagccccaaggaggtaagaagagtctaactcagaaccacacgcttcctgagataaaaatcccttgccaactcaacTATCACTTTGGGGTTACCACAGATACTTTATAAAATAACTTAAGAATAGACTTAAATGTATAGAGAATAGTAAAAGGCTCCCATGGCTAGGTTCATGTATATTCGTTCATCCATTCAGTCAAAGCTTGGCAATCAGTCCAAACTCCAAAAGACAACAGTTGTGGCTCCCAACTCTCCTTCCTTCTAAAATCCTTGGAGCATTCCCCTATCTTAAGCTTCTTGAGCACTCCCTATATAACCAAAGTCCATAGAAACAGTGGTAGAAGTTTTCCCACATGCAATGACCGAGGCCCATCCAACTTCATATGTTTCTTTAACAAAGCTTTTGTCACATAGTACAAGTACCATGGTGCCAAAGAAGGTGATAGCCATGTAGATTCATTCTCATGGTTCAATCATTCCCAATAAAACGTGGTGTGTTCGAATTCTTCGCTTTTACTCGAGA is a window from the Macadamia integrifolia cultivar HAES 741 chromosome 5, SCU_Mint_v3, whole genome shotgun sequence genome containing:
- the LOC122078877 gene encoding UDP-glycosyltransferase 88F4-like: MATTIVLYPAPGIGHVVSMVELGKLILHHHHHHFAVVILVATGPFDTSATTSYINHISQTYPSITFHHFPSLPFQLSLKPSPTRSYVAILCHFIRLNNHNLLQALQSISETTTIRSLIVDFFCPTAIQIAADHGIPTYCFFTSGAAFLAALLYFRAIHNQTIESFKEMKMKPSSHLHFPGLPSIPLSSMPEVMRNPDDEAYHDGLYISDNLPNLKGIVVNTFASLEPKVIRAIEDGLCVPDGPTPPVYYIGPVIANPKDRIGDGEAMYSRSDCLSWLDNQPSRSVVFLCFGSRGSFSLTQLEEIAVGLEKSGHRFLWVVRNPLFGDNIKQILEPVDPDLELLLPDGFLDRTKKKGLVVTSWAPQIEVLNHESVGGFVTHCGWNSVLESVCAGVPMVAWPLYAEQHMNKEVLVEDMKLAMPMEASSEDGFVSSAEVEKRVRSLMESEEGRVLRERGKDFSRKALAVWAEDGSSFTTFTELVESWKL